The Mycobacterium paragordonae genome includes a region encoding these proteins:
- a CDS encoding PE domain-containing protein has protein sequence MPVLLVAPDVIAAAASDLTSLGENLEAANAAAAAGTTDLAAAAADEVSTLVAALFGTHAHEYQAISAQAAAFHDRYVQAMSSAAASYMAAEAASASPLQVLADDILAVINAPTNLILGRPLIGDGTNGLPGTGQAGGAGGILWGNGGNGGSGVAGGAGGRGGDAGLWGNGGGGGAGGVGAIGATGGAGGVGGAGGAGGHGGLLFGNGGGGGSGGTGGTGGTGTAGLSGVGNATTGGVGGTGGNGGQGGAAGAGGAAGLFGSQGTAGFAGDGGAGGRGGTGGQGDTGAAGTSGGGTGSTGFAGGDGGQGGDGGGPGAGAGGQQGAGGQGGTGGTGGTGGHGGTGTNNSLNAGVAGGAGGTGGTGGTGGAAGSGGSGFGGIAAAGTAGDGGQGGIGGTGGSGGAGSTGAAGGGQGIQGADGGAGGQGGAGGVAGNAHGGTTGAQGVGGQGGTGGTGGTGGHGGTGTDNSLNAGVAGGAGGTGGTGGTGGAAGTGGSGFGGTAAAGTAGNGGQGGIGGTGGSGGAGNTGATGGGQGIQGADGGAGGQGGAGGAAGNAHGGTTGVQGAGGQGGTGGTGGTGGHGGTGTDNSLNAGVAGGAGGIGGTGGTGGAAGTGGSGSGGTAAAGTAGNGGQGGIGGTGGSGGAGSTGATGGGQGIQGADGGAGGQGGAGGAAGTGSGGQQGAGGKGGNGGTGGGGGQGGPGTDNSLNLGVAGGQGGQGGTGGTGGAAGAGGTGFGGPAVSGNAGNGGTGGTGGTGGGGGAGAADTKGDAGTGGTGASGGTGGTGGTGGAAGAGSGGNQGAGGNGGTGGQGGIGGTGGTNTSGVGGTGGAGGQGGQGGGGGTGIASGAGGTGGNGGHGGVGGTGIYSTTGSTGSTGGTGSAGVGATGGQGGAAGTGGHGGTGVATTISVGAGASGVAISTVGPEAGDIYVTHFDGTVSVIDPTTNSIIATLNLGGVGGGAEQVAVSPTGPKAGYVYVPNGSDTAVINPSTNTVVATIGTGSGPTGVAVSPTGPEAGDIYITNFNSNTVSVVDPTTNSVIHTIAVGAGPIPVAVSAIGPEAGYIYVGTEEGNSVAVISPTTNAVVATIPVGFGVEGLAVSSTGAFAGDVYAVGVGGGGVVINPATNTVIATLPTSGGNGGVAVSSTGAAAGDIFVANTFGGNTVSVIDPATNTVVGTIETGVQPRELAISSTGYVYVANATSGTVSVINPNG, from the coding sequence ATGCCTGTCTTGCTGGTAGCGCCCGATGTGATTGCAGCGGCGGCCTCGGACTTAACCAGCCTCGGCGAGAACCTTGAAGCAGCCAATGCTGCTGCGGCCGCTGGGACAACAGATTTGGCCGCAGCGGCAGCCGACGAAGTGTCCACCCTGGTCGCGGCGCTGTTCGGCACGCACGCGCACGAATACCAAGCAATCAGCGCTCAAGCGGCGGCATTCCACGATCGATATGTGCAGGCGATGTCCAGCGCCGCGGCGTCGTACATGGCCGCCGAGGCAGCCAGCGCCTCGCCTCTACAGGTCCTCGCAGACGACATCTTGGCCGTGATCAACGCGCCCACAAACCTCATACTCGGTCGCCCGCTGATTGGCGACGGAACAAATGGCCTTCCGGGTACCGGGCAGGCCGGGGGGGCCGGCGGGATTTTGTGGGGCAATGGCGGCAATGGTGGGTCCGGAGTAGCCGGGGGGGCTGGCGGGCGGGGTGGCGATGCCGGGTTGTGGGGCAACGGCGGAGGCGGTGGCGCTGGTGGCGTCGGCGCAATCGGAGCAACGGGCGGCGCCGGAGGCGTGGGGGGTGCCGGCGGGGCCGGAGGGCATGGCGGTCTGTTGTTCGGCAACGGCGGTGGCGGCGGTAGTGGCGGCACCGGCGGTACAGGCGGGACCGGTACCGCCGGGCTCAGCGGCGTCGGTAACGCGACAACGGGTGGGGTAGGTGGCACCGGGGGCAACGGCGGTCAAGGTGGGGCCGCCGGGGCTGGCGGGGCCGCTGGACTGTTCGGCAGCCAAGGGACAGCGGGGTTCGCTGGCGATGGCGGCGCTGGGGGAAGGGGCGGCACCGGCGGTCAAGGCGACACTGGTGCGGCGGGCACTAGCGGCGGAGGTACGGGTTCCACGGGGTTCGCCGGTGGTGACGGTGGCCAAGGCGGGGACGGCGGCGGACCCGGCGCCGGTGCCGGCGGCCAGCAAGGCGCCGGCGGTCAGGGCGGCACCGGGGGCACCGGCGGAACCGGCGGCCACGGCGGTACCGGCACCAACAACAGCCTTAACGCCGGGGTGGCCGGCGGAGCCGGCGGCACCGGGGGCACCGGCGGCACCGGTGGGGCCGCCGGCAGCGGAGGTAGCGGGTTTGGCGGCATCGCGGCCGCCGGGACAGCCGGTGACGGCGGCCAAGGCGGGATCGGCGGCACCGGCGGTAGCGGTGGTGCGGGTAGCACCGGTGCTGCGGGTGGCGGCCAAGGCATTCAAGGGGCCGACGGCGGAGCCGGCGGCCAGGGCGGGGCAGGCGGAGTCGCTGGGAACGCCCATGGCGGCACAACCGGCGCGCAAGGCGTCGGCGGCCAGGGCGGCACCGGGGGCACCGGCGGAACCGGCGGCCACGGCGGTACCGGCACCGACAACAGCCTTAACGCCGGGGTGGCCGGCGGAGCCGGCGGCACCGGGGGCACCGGGGGCACCGGCGGAGCCGCCGGCACCGGGGGCAGCGGATTCGGCGGCACCGCAGCCGCCGGGACAGCCGGCAACGGCGGCCAAGGCGGAATCGGCGGCACCGGCGGTAGCGGCGGTGCGGGTAACACCGGCGCTACGGGCGGCGGCCAAGGCATCCAAGGGGCCGACGGCGGAGCCGGCGGCCAAGGAGGAGCCGGCGGGGCCGCCGGAAACGCCCATGGCGGCACAACCGGTGTGCAGGGCGCCGGCGGCCAGGGCGGCACCGGGGGCACCGGCGGAACCGGCGGCCACGGCGGTACCGGGACCGACAACAGCCTTAATGCCGGGGTGGCCGGCGGGGCCGGCGGGATCGGTGGCACCGGCGGCACCGGCGGGGCCGCCGGCACCGGGGGCAGCGGATCCGGCGGCACCGCAGCCGCCGGGACAGCCGGCAACGGCGGCCAAGGCGGAATCGGCGGCACCGGCGGTAGCGGCGGAGCGGGTAGCACCGGCGCTACGGGTGGCGGCCAAGGCATTCAAGGGGCCGACGGCGGAGCCGGCGGCCAAGGAGGGGCCGGCGGAGCCGCAGGAACGGGGAGCGGAGGCCAGCAAGGCGCGGGCGGAAAGGGCGGAAACGGCGGTACCGGGGGTGGTGGCGGCCAAGGCGGCCCAGGTACTGACAACAGCCTGAACCTCGGCGTGGCCGGTGGCCAAGGCGGACAAGGCGGTACCGGTGGCACCGGCGGCGCCGCCGGCGCCGGTGGCACCGGTTTCGGGGGCCCCGCTGTCTCCGGCAACGCCGGCAACGGCGGAACCGGTGGCACCGGAGGAACCGGAGGAGGCGGCGGTGCAGGCGCGGCGGACACCAAGGGCGACGCAGGTACCGGCGGAACGGGTGCATCCGGTGGCACCGGCGGCACCGGCGGCACCGGCGGGGCCGCGGGCGCCGGTTCGGGCGGCAACCAGGGCGCCGGTGGCAACGGTGGGACCGGCGGGCAAGGCGGTATCGGCGGCACCGGCGGTACCAACACCTCGGGTGTGGGCGGCACGGGTGGGGCCGGGGGCCAAGGTGGGCAGGGCGGCGGCGGCGGAACCGGCATCGCCAGCGGTGCCGGAGGCACCGGCGGCAACGGTGGCCACGGCGGAGTCGGCGGCACCGGGATTTACTCGACCACCGGCAGCACGGGTAGCACCGGCGGAACCGGCAGCGCAGGCGTCGGGGCCACTGGCGGGCAGGGCGGAGCCGCAGGCACCGGCGGGCACGGCGGTACCGGTGTCGCCACCACCATTTCGGTAGGCGCCGGCGCGAGCGGAGTCGCAATCAGCACCGTCGGCCCGGAAGCCGGCGACATCTACGTCACCCACTTCGACGGCACGGTGTCGGTGATCGACCCGACCACCAACAGCATCATCGCCACCCTCAACCTCGGCGGCGTCGGCGGTGGCGCGGAACAGGTCGCGGTCAGCCCCACGGGACCCAAAGCCGGATACGTATACGTACCCAACGGCAGCGATACCGCGGTCATCAACCCCAGCACTAACACCGTCGTCGCCACCATCGGCACCGGCTCCGGCCCGACCGGCGTGGCGGTCAGCCCCACCGGCCCCGAGGCCGGCGACATCTACATCACCAACTTCAACAGCAACACGGTGTCGGTGGTCGACCCCACCACCAACAGCGTCATCCACACCATTGCCGTCGGGGCGGGACCCATCCCTGTGGCAGTCAGCGCCATCGGCCCCGAAGCGGGTTACATCTACGTCGGCACCGAGGAGGGCAACTCAGTGGCGGTGATCAGTCCCACCACCAACGCCGTGGTCGCCACCATCCCCGTCGGTTTCGGAGTTGAGGGGCTCGCCGTGAGCTCTACCGGTGCTTTCGCTGGTGACGTCTACGCCGTTGGCGTCGGCGGCGGGGGGGTGGTGATCAACCCTGCCACCAACACGGTAATTGCCACCCTACCCACCAGCGGCGGCAACGGTGGGGTCGCGGTCAGCTCTACCGGTGCCGCAGCTGGCGACATCTTCGTCGCCAACACTTTCGGCGGCAATACGGTGTCGGTGATCGACCCTGCTACCAACACGGTGGTCGGCACCATCGAAACCGGCGTGCAGCCAAGGGAGTTGGCGATCAGCTCTACCGGCTATGTATATGTCGCAAACGCCACGAGCGGCACGGTGTCGGTGATCAACCCCAACGGTTGA
- a CDS encoding lipid-transfer protein produces the protein MLSGRAAIVGIGATDFSKNSGRSELRLAAEAVLDALDDAGLSPGDVDGLTTFTMDTNTEVAVARAAGIGDLKFFSKIGYGGGAACATVQQAAIAVATGVADVVVAYRAFNERSGMRFGQVQTRLTENADSTGVDNSFSYPHGLSTPAAQVAMIARRYMHWSGAGSRDFGAVSVADRRHAANNPKAYFYEKPITIEDHQNSRWIAEPLRLLDCCQETDGAVAIVVTSAERARDLKHRPAVIEAAAQGSSPDQYTMVSYYRPEIGLPEMGVVGQQLWSQSGLSPADIQTAVLYDHFTPFTLIQLEELGFCGRGEAKDFIADGAIEIGGRLPINTHGGQLGEAYIHGMNGIAEGVRQLRGTSVNPVPDVEHVLVTAGTGVPTSGLILG, from the coding sequence TTGCTCAGTGGGCGAGCTGCCATCGTCGGCATTGGCGCGACCGACTTTTCCAAGAACTCCGGCCGGTCCGAGTTGCGGCTGGCCGCGGAAGCCGTGTTGGACGCGTTGGACGATGCGGGGCTGTCTCCGGGGGACGTCGACGGCTTGACCACGTTCACCATGGACACCAACACCGAGGTGGCGGTGGCGCGCGCGGCCGGCATCGGTGATCTGAAGTTCTTCTCCAAGATCGGTTATGGCGGCGGTGCGGCCTGTGCGACCGTGCAGCAGGCCGCTATCGCGGTGGCCACCGGTGTGGCCGACGTCGTGGTCGCCTACCGCGCCTTCAATGAGCGCTCCGGCATGCGGTTCGGCCAGGTGCAGACCCGGCTGACCGAGAACGCTGACTCGACCGGTGTGGACAACTCGTTCTCGTATCCGCACGGGCTTTCGACTCCGGCCGCGCAGGTGGCGATGATCGCCCGGCGCTACATGCATTGGTCGGGCGCGGGCAGCCGGGACTTCGGTGCGGTGTCGGTGGCCGACCGTCGGCACGCGGCGAACAACCCGAAGGCTTACTTCTACGAGAAGCCGATAACCATTGAGGATCACCAGAATTCGCGGTGGATCGCCGAGCCGTTGCGGTTGCTGGACTGCTGCCAGGAGACCGACGGCGCGGTGGCGATCGTGGTGACGTCGGCGGAGCGGGCGCGCGACCTCAAACACCGTCCGGCCGTCATCGAGGCGGCGGCGCAGGGATCAAGCCCTGACCAGTACACGATGGTCAGCTACTACCGGCCCGAGATCGGGTTGCCCGAGATGGGTGTGGTGGGGCAGCAGCTGTGGTCGCAGTCCGGTCTTTCGCCTGCTGACATTCAAACCGCGGTGCTGTACGACCACTTCACGCCGTTCACGCTGATTCAGTTGGAGGAGTTGGGATTCTGCGGCCGCGGCGAGGCCAAGGACTTCATAGCCGACGGTGCGATTGAGATCGGTGGGCGGCTGCCGATCAACACTCACGGCGGGCAACTCGGTGAGGCCTACATTCACGGCATGAACGGAATCGCCGAGGGTGTAAGGCAATTGCGCGGGACGTCGGTGAACCCGGTGCCGGACGTCGAGCATGTGCTGGTGACGGCGGGGACGGGCGTGCCGACGTCGGGATTGATTTTGGGCTGA
- a CDS encoding MaoC family dehydratase, which yields MSAPAVGFALPELKLYGDPTFIISTALATRDFQDVHHDRDKAVAKGSKDIFVNILTDTGLVQRYITDWAGPSALIKSIGLRLGVPWYAYDTVTFSGEVTAVDDGLITVKVIGANSLGNHVIATVTLTMGDA from the coding sequence ATGAGCGCGCCTGCTGTGGGCTTTGCCCTGCCCGAACTGAAGTTGTACGGCGACCCGACGTTCATCATCTCAACGGCATTGGCTACGCGCGACTTTCAGGACGTGCACCACGACCGGGACAAGGCTGTTGCGAAGGGCTCGAAGGACATCTTCGTCAACATCCTGACGGATACGGGTCTGGTGCAGCGCTACATCACCGACTGGGCCGGGCCGTCGGCGTTGATCAAGTCGATCGGCCTGCGGCTTGGGGTGCCGTGGTACGCCTACGACACGGTGACCTTCTCCGGTGAGGTGACCGCGGTCGATGACGGGTTGATCACGGTGAAGGTGATCGGCGCCAACAGCCTTGGCAATCACGTCATTGCGACGGTGACGCTGACGATGGGGGACGCGTAG
- a CDS encoding bifunctional MaoC family dehydratase N-terminal/OB-fold nucleic acid binding domain-containing protein: MTDIQEAIAEIVAAGGGKPRTGRDPVNQPMINNWVEAIGDRNPIYVDEDAARAVGHPGLVAPPAMIQVWTMFGLNGARPDDDPMGPMMKLFDDNGYIGVVATNCEQTYHRYLRPGEEVSITSEMGDVVGPKQTALGEGFFINQHIVWRVGDEDVAEMNWRILKFKPAASESGSGVPDDLDADAMMRPASSRDTAFFWEGVKAHELRIQKLADGSLQHPPVPAVWQDPTEPIDYAVASGRGTVYSFVVHHAPKVPGRTLPFVIALVELEEGVRMLGELRGVDPAAVEIGMPVRATYIDFPAGDSGPEWTLYAWEPEA, from the coding sequence ATGACCGATATCCAAGAAGCCATCGCGGAGATTGTCGCGGCTGGCGGCGGTAAGCCGCGCACCGGCCGGGATCCGGTGAACCAGCCCATGATCAACAACTGGGTCGAGGCCATCGGCGACCGCAATCCGATCTACGTGGACGAGGACGCGGCTCGCGCCGTGGGCCACCCGGGGCTGGTTGCGCCCCCGGCAATGATCCAGGTGTGGACCATGTTCGGGCTGAATGGCGCCCGCCCGGACGACGACCCCATGGGCCCGATGATGAAGCTGTTCGACGACAACGGTTACATCGGGGTGGTCGCGACCAACTGCGAGCAGACCTATCACCGCTATCTGCGGCCCGGCGAGGAAGTCAGCATCACCTCCGAAATGGGCGATGTGGTGGGGCCGAAGCAGACCGCTTTGGGCGAGGGCTTCTTCATCAACCAGCACATCGTGTGGCGGGTCGGTGACGAAGACGTCGCCGAGATGAACTGGCGCATACTGAAATTCAAGCCGGCCGCATCGGAGTCTGGTTCTGGTGTGCCCGACGACCTGGACGCGGACGCGATGATGCGTCCGGCGTCGTCGCGCGACACGGCGTTCTTCTGGGAGGGTGTCAAGGCGCACGAGTTGCGGATCCAGAAGCTGGCCGACGGTTCGTTGCAGCACCCGCCGGTGCCCGCGGTGTGGCAGGACCCGACCGAGCCCATTGACTATGCCGTGGCCAGTGGACGTGGCACGGTGTACAGCTTCGTCGTGCACCACGCGCCGAAAGTGCCCGGGCGCACTTTGCCTTTCGTGATCGCGCTGGTGGAACTCGAGGAGGGCGTCCGGATGCTGGGCGAGCTGCGGGGCGTCGATCCCGCCGCGGTGGAAATCGGAATGCCGGTGCGCGCAACGTATATCGATTTCCCGGCCGGGGATTCCGGGCCGGAGTGGACGTTGTACGCCTGGGAGCCCGAGGCATGA
- the fadE29 gene encoding acyl-CoA dehydrogenase FadE29 has protein sequence MFIDLTPEQRQLQAELREYFTNLISSDEAKAMEQDRHNEAYRAVIRRMGKDGKLGVGWPKEYGGLGFGPIEQSIFVNEAHRADVPLPAVTLQTVGPVLQQFGTEAQKKKFLPAILAGEVHFAIGYSEPEAGTDLASLRTSAVRQGDEYIVNGQKMWTTGGHDADYVWLACRTDPEAVKHKGISILIVDTKDPGYSWTPVILSDGAHHTNATYYNDVRVPADMLVGEENGGWRLITTQLNNERVMLGPAGRTAGIYDRLHEWASKPGGNGVTPIDHHDVKRALGEIYAMWRVNELLNWQVAAAGEDINVADAASTKVFGTEKIQYIGRLAEEIVGKYGNPAEPETAELLEWLDSQTKRNLVITFGGGVNEVMREMIAAAGLKVPRVPR, from the coding sequence ATGTTTATCGACTTGACCCCGGAGCAGCGCCAGCTGCAGGCCGAGCTGCGGGAGTACTTCACCAATCTGATTTCGTCCGACGAGGCGAAAGCGATGGAGCAGGACCGCCACAACGAGGCCTACCGCGCGGTGATCCGCCGGATGGGCAAGGACGGCAAGCTCGGCGTGGGCTGGCCGAAAGAGTACGGCGGCTTGGGTTTCGGCCCGATCGAACAGTCGATCTTCGTCAACGAGGCGCACCGCGCCGACGTGCCGCTGCCCGCGGTGACCCTGCAGACGGTGGGTCCGGTGCTGCAGCAGTTCGGCACCGAGGCGCAGAAGAAGAAGTTCCTGCCGGCGATCCTCGCCGGCGAGGTGCACTTCGCGATCGGCTACAGCGAACCGGAGGCCGGCACCGACCTGGCGTCGCTGCGGACCTCAGCGGTGCGCCAGGGCGACGAGTACATCGTCAACGGCCAGAAGATGTGGACCACCGGCGGACACGACGCCGACTATGTTTGGCTGGCGTGCCGCACCGACCCGGAAGCCGTTAAGCACAAAGGCATTTCGATCCTGATCGTCGACACCAAGGATCCCGGCTACTCCTGGACGCCGGTCATCCTGTCCGACGGCGCGCACCACACCAATGCGACGTACTACAACGACGTGCGGGTGCCGGCCGACATGCTGGTCGGTGAGGAGAACGGCGGATGGCGGCTGATCACCACCCAGCTCAACAATGAGCGGGTGATGCTCGGACCGGCCGGTCGCACCGCGGGCATCTATGACCGGCTGCACGAATGGGCGTCCAAGCCCGGTGGCAACGGCGTCACCCCGATCGACCATCACGATGTCAAGCGGGCACTTGGTGAGATCTACGCGATGTGGCGGGTCAACGAGCTGCTGAACTGGCAGGTCGCCGCGGCGGGCGAGGACATCAATGTGGCCGACGCGGCATCGACGAAAGTCTTTGGCACCGAGAAGATTCAGTACATCGGACGGCTGGCCGAAGAGATCGTCGGCAAGTACGGGAACCCGGCGGAGCCGGAAACGGCGGAGCTGCTGGAGTGGCTGGACTCGCAGACCAAACGCAACCTGGTGATCACCTTCGGTGGCGGCGTCAACGAGGTCATGCGCGAGATGATTGCGGCGGCGGGCCTCAAGGTGCCGAGGGTGCCTCGATGA
- a CDS encoding acyl-CoA dehydrogenase family protein, with product MDFNLSAEQEAVADVVKSVLSRELSWAAMADGGVAALAVPERLGGDGVGLAEVGTVLTEAGRHGAITPALVTLGYGVVPLLDLASEEQQDRYLAGVAGGGVLTAALNEPGSALPDRPSIAFSGGRLSGVKVGVGYAESADWMLVTADSAVVVVSPKADGVVLVRTPTSNGSDEYTVSFADVAIADADVLAGASAARVNQLVLAMIGAYAAGLVAGALRLTADYVAGRKQFGKPLSTFQTVAAQLAEVYIASRTIDLASKAVLWKLAEGRDAGSDLDVLGYWLASQAPPVMQTCHHLHGGMGMDITYPMHRYYSTIKDLTRLLGGPSHRLDLVGV from the coding sequence ATGGACTTCAATCTCAGCGCAGAGCAAGAAGCCGTCGCCGACGTCGTCAAGTCGGTATTGAGCCGCGAATTGTCCTGGGCCGCAATGGCTGACGGCGGCGTGGCGGCGTTGGCGGTGCCGGAACGTCTCGGTGGTGACGGGGTGGGGCTGGCCGAGGTGGGCACCGTGCTCACCGAAGCGGGCCGCCATGGTGCCATCACACCGGCGTTGGTCACCCTCGGTTACGGCGTGGTGCCGCTGCTGGACCTGGCGTCCGAGGAGCAGCAGGACCGCTACCTCGCCGGCGTCGCGGGCGGTGGGGTGCTGACCGCGGCGCTCAATGAACCCGGGTCCGCGCTGCCGGACCGGCCGTCAATTGCGTTCAGCGGCGGACGGCTGTCCGGCGTGAAAGTCGGTGTGGGATATGCGGAATCAGCTGACTGGATGCTGGTGACGGCGGACAGTGCCGTGGTGGTGGTGTCGCCCAAGGCCGACGGCGTGGTGCTGGTCCGTACGCCGACATCCAACGGGTCCGACGAGTACACGGTGAGCTTCGCCGATGTGGCGATCGCCGATGCCGATGTGTTGGCCGGCGCGTCGGCGGCGAGGGTAAACCAGTTGGTGCTGGCCATGATTGGAGCTTATGCCGCCGGATTGGTGGCCGGGGCGTTGCGGCTGACTGCCGATTATGTGGCGGGGCGCAAGCAGTTCGGCAAGCCGCTGTCAACCTTCCAGACCGTTGCGGCGCAGCTGGCGGAAGTCTACATCGCCTCGCGCACCATCGATTTGGCGTCCAAGGCGGTGCTCTGGAAACTAGCCGAGGGACGCGACGCCGGCTCCGATCTCGACGTGCTCGGATACTGGCTGGCTTCGCAGGCGCCGCCGGTGATGCAGACCTGTCATCACTTGCACGGAGGCATGGGGATGGACATCACCTACCCGATGCACCGGTACTACTCCACGATCAAGGACCTGACCCGGTTGCTGGGCGGGCCATCGCACCGACTAGATCTGGTGGGAGTGTAG
- a CDS encoding cytochrome P450, producing MAPPNIPADFDFLDPDVNLAGLPVEELAWLRKAEPIHWVDIPNGAGGFEDHGYWLVTRHADVKEVSRRSDLFSSWMNGAIPTWPPEMKREQVELQRSVMLNMDAPHHTRLRKIISRGFTPRAIGRLEAELAQRAQNIAKTAATAGSGDFVEQVACELPLQAIAGLLGVPQEDRDKLFRWSNEMTGGTDPEYATVDPAQSSMELIMYAMAMADERGKNPTDDIVTTLIQADIDGEKLSDDEFGFFVIMLAVAGNETTRNSITHGMIALANNPDQWELFKKERPSTTADEIIRWATPVSAFQRTASEDTELGGVQIKKGQRVVMSYRSANFDEDVFDDPHSFNILRDPNPHVGFGGTGAHYCIGANLARMTINLIFNAVADHMPDLTPVGEPERLRSGWLNGIKHWQVDYTGKNAVAH from the coding sequence ATGGCACCCCCCAACATTCCCGCCGACTTCGACTTCCTTGACCCCGACGTCAACCTCGCAGGTTTGCCCGTCGAGGAGCTCGCCTGGCTGCGCAAGGCGGAGCCGATCCACTGGGTCGACATCCCCAACGGCGCGGGCGGGTTCGAGGACCACGGCTATTGGCTCGTCACCCGGCACGCCGACGTCAAGGAGGTGTCGCGGCGCAGCGACCTTTTCTCCAGCTGGATGAACGGCGCCATCCCGACGTGGCCACCGGAGATGAAGCGCGAGCAGGTGGAACTGCAACGCAGCGTCATGCTCAACATGGATGCACCCCACCACACCCGGTTGCGCAAGATCATCTCCCGCGGGTTCACGCCCCGGGCGATCGGGCGTCTGGAAGCCGAGCTCGCCCAGCGTGCCCAGAACATCGCCAAGACCGCGGCGACCGCGGGTAGCGGCGACTTCGTCGAACAGGTGGCGTGCGAGCTGCCGCTGCAGGCCATCGCCGGCCTGCTCGGCGTCCCCCAGGAGGACCGCGACAAGCTCTTCCGCTGGTCCAACGAGATGACCGGGGGCACCGACCCGGAATACGCCACCGTCGATCCCGCTCAGTCGTCGATGGAGCTGATCATGTACGCGATGGCGATGGCTGACGAGCGGGGTAAGAATCCCACCGACGACATCGTCACGACGCTCATCCAGGCCGACATCGACGGCGAAAAGCTTTCCGACGACGAGTTCGGCTTCTTCGTAATCATGCTGGCTGTCGCCGGTAACGAGACCACGCGCAACTCGATCACCCACGGCATGATCGCCCTGGCGAACAACCCCGATCAGTGGGAGCTGTTCAAGAAGGAGCGGCCGTCGACCACCGCTGACGAGATCATTCGTTGGGCCACACCGGTTTCGGCGTTCCAGCGTACCGCCAGCGAGGACACCGAGCTGGGCGGCGTGCAGATCAAGAAGGGCCAGCGGGTGGTGATGTCCTACCGGTCGGCCAATTTCGACGAGGACGTGTTCGACGACCCGCACAGCTTCAACATCCTGCGCGACCCGAACCCGCACGTCGGTTTCGGCGGCACCGGCGCCCACTACTGCATCGGCGCGAATCTGGCCCGTATGACGATCAACCTGATCTTCAACGCGGTCGCTGACCATATGCCGGACCTCACGCCGGTCGGTGAGCCGGAGCGGCTGCGCTCAGGCTGGCTCAACGGCATCAAGCACTGGCAGGTCGACTACACCGGCAAAAACGCGGTGGCGCACTGA
- a CDS encoding steroid 3-ketoacyl-CoA thiolase, which translates to MGNPVIVEATRSPIGKRNGWLSGLHATELLGAVQKALVEKAGIEAGDVEQLVGGCVTQFGEQSNNITRVAWLTAGLPEHVGATTIDCQCGSSQQANHLVAGLIATGAIDIGIACGIEAMSRVGLGANAGPDRGAIRAASWDIDMPNQFEAAERIAKRRGITREEIDAFGFASQAKAKRAWEENRFEREISPIVAPVLDENKRPTDERAPVTRDQGLRETTLEGLSQLKPVMEGGIHTAGTSSQISDGAAAVLWMDEDKAKALGLRPRARIVSQANVGAEPYYHLDGPVQSTARVLEKAGMKMGDIDIVEINEAFASVVLSWARVHEPDMDRVNVNGGAIALGHPVGSTGARLITTALHELERTDQSTALITMCAGGALSTGTIIERI; encoded by the coding sequence ATGGGTAACCCGGTAATCGTCGAAGCCACCCGCAGCCCCATCGGGAAGCGCAATGGATGGCTGTCAGGCCTGCACGCGACCGAACTGCTCGGGGCGGTGCAGAAGGCACTGGTCGAGAAGGCCGGTATTGAGGCCGGAGACGTCGAACAACTCGTCGGCGGCTGCGTCACGCAGTTCGGCGAACAGTCCAACAACATCACCCGGGTGGCGTGGCTGACGGCCGGACTGCCCGAGCACGTCGGTGCCACCACGATCGACTGCCAGTGCGGAAGTAGCCAGCAGGCCAACCACCTGGTCGCCGGATTGATCGCCACCGGCGCCATCGACATCGGCATCGCCTGCGGTATCGAGGCGATGAGCCGGGTGGGTCTGGGCGCGAACGCCGGCCCCGACCGCGGGGCGATCCGCGCGGCGTCCTGGGACATCGACATGCCGAATCAGTTCGAGGCCGCCGAGCGCATCGCCAAGCGCCGTGGCATCACCCGCGAGGAGATCGACGCATTCGGCTTCGCCTCCCAGGCGAAGGCCAAGCGGGCGTGGGAGGAGAACCGGTTCGAGCGTGAGATCTCGCCGATCGTGGCGCCGGTGCTCGACGAGAACAAGCGGCCGACGGACGAGCGCGCGCCGGTCACCCGCGACCAGGGTCTGCGCGAGACGACGTTGGAGGGGCTGAGCCAGCTCAAGCCCGTGATGGAGGGCGGCATTCACACGGCGGGTACCTCGTCGCAGATCTCCGACGGCGCAGCCGCGGTGCTCTGGATGGATGAGGACAAGGCCAAGGCGCTCGGGTTACGGCCGCGCGCCCGAATCGTCAGCCAGGCCAACGTCGGCGCCGAGCCCTACTACCACCTCGACGGTCCCGTGCAATCGACGGCCAGGGTGCTGGAAAAGGCCGGCATGAAGATGGGCGACATCGACATCGTGGAGATCAACGAGGCTTTCGCGTCAGTGGTGCTGTCCTGGGCGCGGGTGCACGAGCCCGACATGGACCGGGTCAACGTCAACGGCGGCGCCATCGCGCTGGGCCACCCGGTGGGCTCCACCGGAGCCCGGCTGATCACCACCGCGCTACACGAACTGGAACGCACCGACCAGAGCACCGCCTTGATCACCATGTGCGCGGGCGGCGCCCTGTCGACCGGGACCATCATCGAGCGCATCTAG